The Anopheles arabiensis isolate DONGOLA chromosome Y unlocalized genomic scaffold, AaraD3 chrY_contig0001, whole genome shotgun sequence genome segment TTACTGCACATCCGGTTCCGTGTCTTACCATGGTGGTCGCACCTCCCAAATTGGAAATAAACAAGGAAGACCTTCAAAGTAGGTGATAAATAAGGAAGAACAATTTGCATAAGAAACGCATTAGACCTTAAGCAAAACATTGTAAATTGTAAAagcccaccaagaaggtggcCCTCTTGACAAACATTCGTTCGTGAAAGCGCGTCAAGTTGCGAAAGGGAAAGTCACGAGCGTAAACATCTGGTGGACAAATGTGCGCTAACTTTCTTAAAATGGTAGTACAAATAAAACTACCAGAACGGACAGAAGGTCAGTTCTGATCGGACACAGGATCGTAAATCTTGTCCCTTCAACTCATTTATGAGCAGTATTgtcccctacccaaggtacgGATTTACTGTCTCCAAAAACGCACCGTGTATCAGTTCCATCAGGTCAGCAAAACTCCAATCCGAAAAGTTAACGTATGCTAGGTGCCATAACGTCGAAAGTTCCCACGGTTCGGCATAACTGGAAGTCCGCTTTTCACCTGACGCATCACACCGATAGCAATTGTTACGCAAGGCGAACTCAGTGCTAACTCAACTCTGCGACCAGGCCTATGACGCGAACCCGTATCGAACcaacaacatttttcttcaccaCATGGTGACCGTAACAGTTTAAACAAGTGCGCGTAATCAATCGTCATATCGACTCAAATaagtgcaacaaaaacaaaaagtttccTATTCGAAGCGCTTATGGGCCTGACGCGGTCTATCGCAATGTTCATGAATGCTCGCTGTCTCATCAAAGTTCCGGGATCCAGTTGACTTTCCATCATCGGGAGATCGAGCTTGGCCTCCCGAATGCCGTAGATCCGACAGGCTTGGGTGGCATCCGCACACGTTTTCGGCGACCGCGGTATTCTGAAGCGCGGACGGACTTCGTtgataatctttttttttcatcgcgCTCGATCGGTgtgtgatattttatttcgttcgtttcgtgtCGGTTCGTCTTCAATTGTGCCCTTTCCTTGTGACTGGTCGGCCCGCCAATTCtccccccttcccttccctgctTGCGTCAGGCCACTTTGTCGGCCACGGTCCATTCCGTTTCCTTTCCCCATCGCGGGCGGGCAAGAAATATCACCGGCCAAAAACGAATCACGCCTGAATCACATCCCCGTGGCCGCAGTCGCGAGTGTCAAATAGGCCCCGGCACGAAGGAAGGCAAATCCGAACATCCCCGTCGTTAACATACCAAAACGTACGGCCGCCATCATAACTGTTTTGACTGATATTTTCACTACCAtcactgctactactactaccactattgCCGTGGCCACTGGCCATTGCTGGTGCAGCAAGAAATCACAGCAGTGTTTTCAAAATACCTCAACGGGCGCCGCACAGTGATTTGTTGTTATGAACGGTGCAATAAAATGCGTGAAGCAAGTATGGTTCACCTTGTGAGTGCATTCGGTGCCTGCTACTACTACGTGCGAGGGTATCAGCAGAAACAGTGTATTTCGTCGTCTGTTTGCTCGCGGTGTTGTTATCACAAAGCAGGCCGCGCATCGAGCCGCGAATAAACGTggagcacacacaccgacTGCATGCAGGcaggggcacacacacacacatacaggatTAGGATCGTGAGGTGCAAGGGTGTGTGGACCTTATTCGAGAGCGTGTGAAACTAGGAAacgaaaagaaggaaatgtgAATACTCACAACTAGCTTAGCAACTCACCTTTGATTATACCCCGCGAGCGAACGAGCAGCGCTGCAATTTCGTCACTCGTCACTCATAGCGGCTGGTTGTGCTTTCTCACTCTGCTATTTCCAAGTTGATTTTTACCGCGATTTTCTTGGTGTTTAAGTGCTTGAACTGTTTTCGTTCGGTTAATTTGCACTCGCGCGTTCACGTATCACAAATTTACCTGTGAATTGTACCTGTGAATTGTACGGTTCAACATATAAACATTCCGATCCgcctgcggttgttgtgaccACTCACTGTGCAGTTGAACTTTGCGctattttgcgatggcgtccgtgatctgtaagaaatgtgaagTTGCTATTAGCAACGATCCAATTCCGTGCTTCGGTCTGTGTGAACACTATTACCACGATAAGTGTATTGGACTTTCAACCCCGCTCCTGCGTGATTTTAAGAAGTCCCAAAATTTATTCTGGGCTTGCGCAGATTGTACTCAGCGTTTGCACGGCCTTTCTCGTGATGCTGCCTACctgttggaatcgttgcagtccgatttccgcgatacctcacgttctgtgcaggcgacatcagctggcttgcgacttgaactttcctcttcactggattgttttagaaacgaaatagctttgatgaaacaggaatcagcatcgtcaattcgttccgtgaaagatttcatcgactcacttactgcttctcactcaatggaacgcaactactcacaggctccactactcacaacgcttgatgaagttaagcatggcatcaaggggcttgatctcatgcaccgtgagtttctcacttccttcaactcactaatgaacaagctcaactctcatcttgccacgcatacaactacatcgagtgctcaccattccgcgattcctgctacgcactcaacgaccacgaatccagttgcggcctctaagctcacccatcaagctgttggtgagaatcctTCCAAACGTCGATTGATGGATCGCTCTCCCGACTCGTCGCCTACCAATACCGTTACACGCGCTATGCTGTCATCGGGTACAGGGTTGTCCTACAACAATATTACGACCGTTCCTGAACGCCCACGCCGTACTTGGGTCTTTATCTCCCGTATTGCTCCTGATACtccgattgaagcgatccgtgAAATGGCCTGTTCCAACATAGGGACAGACGACATCTTGGTATACAGCCTTGTACGACGCGACCGggatctttctacgctctcctacgtatcttttaaaattggtgtaccggattcgcaccgggctattgctttggctgcttcaacctggcctcgcgggatctcttttaaggagttcatcgaccttaatccccgctccgtcaatgtttggcgacccactacAGCAGCATCCCATGCACCTTCTGCGCCTGTTACCCGTGAATCGGATCATCATTCATCGCCACcttctatcaaccacacgacacaactgcgaaacgctgatttcactatttcgcccGATCATGGTCCTATGAGCTTGCTttatacgcagtactttcagcaagcgtaaaccggctgatccggctgaagatttTCATGAACTACTGACTTTAcccgaattgatggaagctaaccctgcatctaatacacacaatccgtctgactctcttccgccgttaataacttgcagcgagagcactcccggcgcatctcgctctctcattccttcgatcgatcgactaaacatctactatcaaaacgtaagaggattgcgcacaaaactagacgagttacgcctctctctatctgagcttgatatggatgtgttggtgttaactgaaacatggctcgatggctcaattccgtcctctcttatctcggaggatgcgtatgtcatctatcgctgcgaccgAAATCCTCTCAACAGTAAccgttgccgtggtggtggtgtactcattgcctgctcttccgtgctgaacacgtcaactttatcactgccgttcgactcgctggagtctgtttggacaattgttaagcttcaaaaccttgcaatctatatcggcgccgtttacatCCCACCCGATTTGCGTTCTTCCGAAGTAGTCCTTGACGTTTTAcatgagagtgttagtttcgttgctggcaaacttaaaccaaatgatcttatggtgttacttggtgattttaattcaccatcactctcctggcaaccgtcgGCATCGTGCGTTAATCAGTTCATTTctactggtgtatctcgtgaaaatgtttctctgcttgatggaatgtcggtaaacggtttgctgcaattatccgGCATAAAAATATACGCGGAAGACAATTAGATCTTctatttgccaatgctgccTTCTTGGAGTGCTGCTccccgtcatagcttcacctgttccactcgtcgcgctagacaatcatcatcctgctcttgaGACAAGcgtgctccttacgcactctcgccctgcatcctcccaacgaatacctacggctcgtatgttcaattttaggaaaatggactaccaaaagcttcatcgtatattagccgataccgattggtcctttattgatgctgactgtgacataaatcaagctgtagcagcatttactaatgtaatcacttccgccttcccttcctgctgtcctctccttAAACCCGCTCCTAATCCTAAGTGGTCAAACAGAGCTTTACGCCTATTAAAATCGGACAAAAACCGCGCTCAACGCGCCTACcgtttaaataatactttacacaatctttgtgtatataaatatgcgGCTAAGGCTTATCGTTTTCTTAATCGCCATCTGTATCGTCGCTACGTTAGGCGTCTTCAAATGCGCTTCACTATTGATCCTGGgtcattctttcgttttgcgaaCTCTCGGCGAGGCTCTGCTAGCCTTCCATCCACCCTGTTTCTTGATCTGTCCTCTGCTACGTCCAATCCTGATATATGTAAcctgtttgccaaacatttctcTAGTGTATTTGTCGATCCTAGTACTTTTAAGGTTCCTTTGGACGTAGGCTTGTCTTACACGCCCTCTGATGTGATATCATGTAATTCAGTCGTTGTAAGTGAAAGCCTAGTAAAATCCGCTTTATCCAAACTTAAAACTTCGTTTTCACCAGGCTCCGATGGCATCCCtgcctgtgttttgaaaaatgtggCATTACCCTCACTCCTATTCTCACTCGTCTTTTTTCCGCTCGCTTAGTGTAGGGATTTTTCCTAGTCAATGGAAACTAGCTTGGCTTGTTCCCATTTATAAGAAAGGTGaccgcacactagcatcaaactacagaggcatctctattatttgtgcgtgttctaaaatcctcgagtcaattgtccatttatctgtaatgccttgtgtaaaaattatatttctacggaacaacacggctttatgcccaatcgctcagtgtccaccaacctaatgtgttttttgtcttctctatatcactatctgtctagtggtaagcaagtagacactatctataccgatttcaaagcggcatttgacagtatacctctatcattacttgttgctaagcttcgaaaactaggtttcggtggctctatattgccgtggttcaactcttatcttgagaatcgttcatatgcagttaaaatctgtggctctttctctgaatgttttcttagttcttcgggtatccctcaaggtagtgtccttagtcccttactgttcattctcttcctcaatgactgtacttcgatccttcctcctaacggcttcttgctatatgcggatgacgttaaaatttttcttcctgtatcttctacagctgattgtctagtccttcaatcctggctctgtaaattctctacatggtgtgcttctaacggtttagtcctgtgtcctgaaaaatgttctgtcttgtctttcttccgatcttctacaagtataactcatgcttatagtgtctgtgatgcccctattccccgtgcgtccttgtctaaggatcttggcgtcttctttgacccgagtctttctttcaaggagcacacggactatgtcatcaacaaggccaacaaaagtcttggttatatttgtcgcatgtccactgaaattcgtgatcctttttgtcttaagtccctttattgttgttgggtccgttccgtactggaatatgcctgtgtcatctggtctcctgttcaactatctctgctccaaaggattgagaggatccagagacgttttacaaggatcgtatttcgtagttcgctgggtcatcactctattccgcttccttcgtatgacgatagatgcactctattaggccttgccaagttggagcaccgcctctcggtcgctcaggcttctttcgtcgctggcatattgctcaatacgattgatactccttcacttctgtcgcgcttacatttgtatgcaccttgtcgcaccttacgttatcgttttcgtctccagttacctatatgtcgtacacgttttgctcgcaatgagccttttgtaagagctatgtcgtcttttaatagtacttctgatctgttcgatttcaacatatcctatcctgtctaccgatcccatcttcgctccttttccgtaccataaactccttccaactccttcgtgaataattgtatactatagtcagtaagtactattgctgtaacccaacgtggccgagcaattaataaaataaaataaaataaagtaaaataaataaaaataatcgaaatatATTTGCGGTGCCTGAAACGATCACAAAACTCATGGATTAATATAAATGTACCACGATGTTCTGAAAGCAATATGATTCAACCACTCGTTGGCGGGTTGCGTGCACTGGCGTTGATCAAACGCCCGTCCACTACTAGTAGCCCTCGGCCGTCAAGGACGGTGTGAAGCGAACTGTCCTTCTCCGAATCGCTACGCCTGGAATGAACGATCTCAGTTTGACGCATTGAACTACAGCTATCACGTGAGTATGCTCCCGGTTCGATATGCTTAACCAAAGTGTTTTCTGCATCCGCTAGCTCCTGTTGGGTCAACATTTCATCTTCTCTAGACTGCCTCTCTTTAGACGGTCTCTCGGCTCTGATGGTTTCTAGTGCAAAATGCTTCTTCAACGATTTATTTTGTAGCTCTTCACTTACTCCATCACACGAGCGCACATGCAAATTCAAGTATGTCGCACCTGGGACGTTCTTGGCGATTGGACAGAAACCGTATATAACCCATCCCAGCTGAGTTTTGGAAGCAACGGGCTCGTTATACCTTCTTTCAACGCTATTGAGTGGTCTGGTCACGTGACGATTATCAATTCCTATTTTATGCTATTTCGATTCTATTTTTGCATTAAGTCatacaatttttttataaaatatgtttggtTCAGCTTGTAAGAGTAGTGCGATTCGCTTATTTAAAACCCATATCGGACATACaagacaaaataaatttagtaaaatgAATACATTCTTAAAACCAAATATCATACCTTACGTCGAAAACATCACTTCCATAATTGTATATTAGGCTAGCTCAAAAACTAAATCACGTTGGTTCTGTAATGTTTCTCTGGATCTGGATGGATGGAATTTAAAAGCGCCAAAAATAGTTTTGTGTTCTTTGGttttaaatgtatatttttaaagtaatgcatcaaaatattagtacaatataaataaacaacacaataTATAAAAACGGTAAGGACCGATACTGTCTCGTCATGGTAAACACAGGCTCCTCGTCATGTGTACGAGAATCATATGCCACCATCCGGCACGGAAACCACAACCAAATGGCTACATATAGTTAGGACGGCTGACCAAACTCACCGTTGGCACGTTTATTCTATTTAATCGAATTGAATTTGATATAAACGGTCTAGTCTAGGAGGCACCTAAAATATAGAATCAGATGatgtttatattattatagACTACCATATCACAAGGAACTGTAGTATCTTTACTACTTTCCAGATGATAAAATGAGCCATGAATATTAGATTGTAATAGTGCTGACATTGGGCGATGAATAATTCATGTGAATCATAAATCACTGAACAATGATTTCAACTTAAATGTTTACTTAATTTCCTTCTTGTTGTTTCGTATCGTTCAGATCGTAAACATTGCAAACTAGCgtcgcacacatacaatcacATCCCTTAGCTGATTCTTCTTCAGCTTAGCTGTGAAAACGGGGTTAATACGTGACCTGGTATTTCAACAGACCTTGGGAcagaatcaaacaattttgatttgtccgcacgcacgcccgcaGTAGCGATTACCGCTgccttttgagattcagtttgacaacagccgtcgatatttgatTACAGGCAGCAGTCGCAATATAGCTTgaaaaataccgatttataaaatgtggatgcaaaatactaGTTTTTAGTGCTCTACAAATGTTTATGaatcgaaaacaattcatttatcatacccGTATACCAGAacattctaatatttctggcttttaagcggtttcaatttgttagaaaaatgaaatttctatcaaacttgaagcaaattgtactgatttgacattttatttgtcaaatttggaaaaccgcgtacaggtgtccccgagatacgactgtatttgggaccaaAAAATGTCAAGATCGGGGAGTTGTGGAATCTTAGGGAATATGTTTGTAACGGTTATCtgcacagaaattcaaaaaatatatcaatttcgtctcaatgaaaacttttaagtgtcaaaattaaaatggTCCAGTAcacgccaaagtttacgcttcgtgtgatgTCCGTATATGGCAGGAGTggattcgattgtgatacagtggagcgccgtttatccgagCTTCTCGAgacttgacctcgcccggataagcaaataacacggataatgagtcaaattaaatattttatcaccaatttctGATTAGGTTTGAaaaaattttcttattttttaataaaaataaccaagtttttatttacttcatgtttttccataAGAATATTTccaatttgccatgaattatagtgtttttgttatgacaatgtgctcttataaccgctttttcaaatatcctcctcataacgcaatagCACGGATAAatggcgctccactgtacagtctgttcccgagttacgcggttctcgacttacgcggattctgagatacgcggttttctaaatttgacagatcaaatgtcaaatcagtacaatttgctggAAGAAATGTGCAATGCAGTATGAATTGCAGTTTTGCTAATCCACTTACAAGCGAAAAATATCGGATATTCTGTAAAAatcgtatcaaataaatgaaaaagtataaaaagtactaaattgaataaaaaccacCGAGTAACCAATTGTGTTTTGGTAAAAAATCGCGAAATttgacttacgcggatattcgagttacgcggattcttCGGGAAcccagaaaccgcgtaactcgggaacagactgtacgtAGTTTTTACCCACTCTACGGCACATCAACCACACCAGCCATTCGGGGTTATACGCATACATCAACATATGATCGAATCCACAcctgtcattttgttttcatttttctacagcacgGCAGTCGAATTATTCGGGATAAGCCTGTAATTTGATCGAACGCGGGGCCGTCGGGCACCGTCCCTTTTgagcgggagggggggggggggggcgggggtaagtgggggggggggtacgaTTTTAGCACGTACGTACGGTTTTGGCACGTAGCACGAGGTGGAATGGACTCATAAAGTAGACAGATTACCCCCGGCAGTTGATCGTACAGGCGATCATAGGAACCCAGAAGAGGTTCCCCTTACTGGAAACTCGAAATAAGTTAGGGTAGGCGAAGCTTTTAGGAGATGTTACTTCCTTTCTTGGTCTTATTTATCGATAAAATATATTGGTTCGGTgcaatttcttatttttgttttgtattttactaGGTGGGGAGTTTCTATGTGGTTTTAATTTACAATGTGTCTGGGAGGGTGTGAGGTGTTTTCGTCGCTGCTTGCCTATGCTGCAGTTTTGATGTATTGGGCAAGAAGGTCATGGGCAAATGGGTGCAATCGTCACCGCGCTTGTACGTTGCTATGTGTTCTCGGTGACGGTGACGATTGCTTTTGCTTATGTTGcatgtttcggttgtttttgcaTGGACTGTGTGGCCTGAACTCTTCGGGTTTGTTGCTTTGGTCTGATTTGCTGAATATGTTATAAATGTGTAACAATAGTGTTAGTTGTTATTATGCTTAATACCAAATTATTTACCATTCCATCTTTTGTGTTCGGATGGCCGATGAAACGTTGATAGTAATGACGCGAACACAAACTACAATTTACAACTTATATTAGAACAAAAATGGTATATCCGTGCCACGCTGACACACAACCGTTCGCCACCAAAGCCAGATCGGAAGAGAGCGAGCAATTCCTTAATTCTAATTCTCCTGATTTTCGCCTTGCCTATCTAGTTTTCGCCTCTCTCGTTGCGTCGGCCGCCTGACTGGTATCGGCAGCTGTCTCCAGGGGTGAGCAACAATACAATCACAACACCATCAATTTTGGTACAGTCTGAAATCATTGGTTaaacttcgattccctgccaactattgaatatgtgcttttagttggcacgttattccatacaaaaaaaattctCGGCAGGACATGagatttttgttaaattttcaaaactggttttcccatacaaacgcatgctttttaatttaactgtcagccaactatcgagcgttcaactattgaattctgactgtataaCCAACAAATCAATACCGTCAactgttttaaaaacaaatccgcTTTTTAGTTTATAAGATTCATAAGGTTTGCTAACAAGTATGTCTCGTACAGCTTTCATGGTTTCATCTTTATTTTGCGCTTCACCTATATTCGCTGTTACATCATCGTTCACTATCATTACAAGCACAGGATAACGACTCATACATTCTACATGTTTCAACCTGGTACCTGGCCAATGTTCTGTAAATGCAAAGAACACGACTGTGTGCTTTCATGACACAAGGCATGTTTGATAAATTCCGGATGAAAGGCAgaattcttttttcttcttttggcacaacaaccgttttgATTACCACAACAATTACCGCTGTTTTACTGATTAcacataacaggatagtcagtagtgatgggtaatccggagcggagtcatggatcaactccgactccggtgcgCAAAATATGACTCCGACTTCGGATCACTAccggattcaactccggatcagtccggatcactccAGATCATTCCGGATCAATCTGGGTTACTCCGGATCAATCtggattactccggatcagTTAAAAtgagtccggatcagtccggagcAGTCTGAATCAGTCCGAAtgagtccggatcagtccgaatGAGTCTGAATGAGTCCGAATGAGTCTGGATCAGTCTGGATGAGTCCAGATGGGTCCGGATGGGTCGCCTACACGcacggtccaaaacagccgaaatCATACAAAACCATGAAAAAAGTCTGTGCCCTTTTGTTTCGGCGtcctcgtgaagtttaccTAGCCGAACTGAATGtgtttgagccacacgagctctctggcccgttcggtgcacatttttgaaaaaaagctagggagctgcccctaggttcggggtgtcacaaaatattgaaaagtggtcaaaaaccgctatccagaatcggatgtagaatcattagacgaacttaaaattgttctacgaccaatgtctgcgacgtttagtattcaagatatggcccggcctaggtctgaccttgcattttcgtgaaaatttaaagcatggccatagggacgggtaaaatagctattttgaagcaaaaaaccacctcactttaaatggccataacttttgaaaaacaagagctagggtgcgtttgtgttgtttcagTAGCTGTAAACAGTTTCAATGTGTTAGTGAACTGTACGAACGAAGGAGGATCTCCTGAAATAGCGTATAACGTGTATTAGTATTAGTAGTAAGCAAAACGGGCATCGATCATTACTAATACACTCGGTGTGCTGATGAGTGTTTCGTAAACACTCGTCATGAGTTGCAAGAAATGTATAAGACCGGTGTTGATTAGTGACGACCCGGTTACTTGTATGGGTATATGCCATGGTCAATTTCATCGAGCTTGCACAAGGCTTACTAAGCCAGCGGCTAAGATGATTAACGACATAGTGAACGTGAAGTATTGGTGCGATGATTGCTTGGAACAAGAAGGCtcaggtgcatcaaaatcCGACGAAATGCTAGAAATCAAAGCgattttagaaaatattaaattgtcAATTGTTGCTATCGAggagaaaattaaaacgagtgtgtgtgaagtTGTTAGCATTGGCATTACCAATATGCAGAAATCTTCGATAGATGCTATTGAAACGAAATTGGCCAGTAGTGTTAGTGATGCGGTTAACACCGGCATCTCTAGCATtgagaaaaaattaaatgcaaaagtTGCATGCAATATGCCACAAAAAACTTGGTAGAAAAATCTGATGCAACTTCCCTTATTTTGCAGGATACTGAACACACTGATTCAATAGGTACAACAGAATGGACAACTCTAACtcgtaaaagaaaaaggacaaaTAGTGGAAGGATGGAAACTCCTAGAAATACCAAACTTCCCAATGTCTCAAAAATAGATAATCAAGTAAAAAACAATACTGGGACTTTAATAATTATACCAAAGATAGATCAAACTTGTGACAAAACTAGAAGCGACATGAGAGCGAATTTGGATCCAAGAATacataaaataacaaatttccGTAATGGTAAGCCTGGTCAAATTATTGTTGAATGGGCTTCACAAGAAGGGATTGACCATataagaaaagaaatacaGACATCTTTGGGTGAGAAGTATCTAACTTCCTTGCCAACTAGAAAGTTCCGTATTATCGGTTTGTCGGAAAATTACAAAGAAGACGAAATGGTAGATCTCATCAAAACGCAAAATAATGGCTTTTCAACAGCGTACATCAAAATTTtgggaaaatttgaaaaagctgactataaatacaaaaagtATAATGTCATAATTGAGGTGGATCACGACACAGCAATTTACTtagacagagaaaaaaagattaatattGGATTTGATAGAGTCTACATACACGAATCTTTTCATATCATGAGATGTTTTAAGTGCGGACAATTTGGTCATAAGAGCA includes the following:
- the LOC120906947 gene encoding uncharacterized protein LOC120906947; its protein translation is MQYATKNLVEKSDATSLILQDTEHTDSIGTTEWTTLTRKRKRTNSGRMETPRNTKLPNVSKIDNQVKNNTGTLIIIPKIDQTCDKTRSDMRANLDPRIHKITNFRNGKPGQIIVEWASQEGIDHIRKEIQTSLGEKYLTSLPTRKFRIIGLSENYKEDEMVDLIKTQNNGFSTAYIKILGKFEKADYKYKKYNVIIEVDHDTAIYLDREKKINIGFDRVYIHESFHIMRCFKCGQFGHKSTTCDNEETCSKCSGKHKTSDCKSSSESCINCSTQNMQRGLKLNTAHSAFSKECPTFKWLKSRKQQLSK